One genomic region from Eublepharis macularius isolate TG4126 chromosome 18, MPM_Emac_v1.0, whole genome shotgun sequence encodes:
- the LOC129345676 gene encoding olfactory receptor 6M1-like: MYFFLGNLSLLEIFFTSTIIPKMLANLLAKMKTISFSGCIAQCHFYFFLGSTELLLLAVMSIDRYVAICNPLRYVAIMNSRVCVSLVLGCWLGGFVHILWPTVVISQLPYCGPNVINHFFCDSTPLLKLSCSDTRLIELVDVLLASVLLVGTLLVIVVSYMYIVSTVLKIPSATGRHKAFSTCASHATVVTIYYGSSIFMYAQPAQSSALEFNKVVAVLTAVVTPLLNPLIYSLRNKKVKEALKEMVKWKSTSQRSMEPLV; this comes from the coding sequence ATGTATTTTTTCCTCGGGAACCTTTCTCTTTTGGAGATTTTCTTCACTTCAACCATTATACCCAAGATGCTGGCCAACCTATTGGCAAAGATGAAGACCATTTCGTTCTCGGGCTGCATTGCTCAATGCCATTTCTATTTTTTCCTGGGCTCAACTGAGTTGCTCCTCCTGGCTGTGATGTCTATCGACCGCTACGTGGCTATTTGTAACCCACTGCGCTATGTTGCCATAATGAACAGCCGTGTCTGTGTCTCCCTGGtccttggctgctggctggggggGTTTGTGCACATCCTGTGGCCGACGGTGGTGATCTCCCAGCTTCCTTACTGTGGCCCCAATGTCATCAATCACTTCTTTTGTGACAGCACCCCGCTGCTGAAGCTTTCTTGCTCTGACACACGCCTCATTGAACTTGTGGACGTGCTGCTTGCCTCCGTTCTTCTTGTAGGCACCCTGCTGGTCATCGTGGTCTCCTATATGTACATTGTCTCCACTGTGCTTAAGATCCCCTCAGCTACTGGAAGGCACAAGGCCTTCTCTACTTGCGCATCACATGCCACTGTGGTGACAATCTATTATGGTAGCTCCATCTTCATGTATGCTCAGCCAGCACAGAGCTCTGCCTTGGAATTCAACAAAGTAGTGGCTGTACTAACGGCAGTCGTCACACCTCTCCTGAACCCCCTCATCTATAGCCTAAGGAACAAGAAGGTGAAGGAGGCCTTGAAAGAAATGGTGAAATGGAAAAGCACTTCCCAAAGAAGCATGGAACCTTTGGTCTGA